In Erigeron canadensis isolate Cc75 chromosome 1, C_canadensis_v1, whole genome shotgun sequence, a single window of DNA contains:
- the LOC122594339 gene encoding nicotianamine aminotransferase 1-like produces the protein MKKKPEWGFKENQELHAAAAFTIRNILEAIMGNIDESRTGKTMIHLGHGDPSVYPCFRTTTIVQDALIESIRSAKFNCYPDGVGIDVARRAIAKYLSRDLPYLLSSDDVFLTVGANHAIEVLLTVLARPGANILFPKPNYPIYEARARFSELEVRHYDLLPDQGWDVDLDGVKALADENTVAIVLINPGNPCGNVFSSEHMKKIAETARELEIMVIADEVYAHQVYGPKPFIPMGVFGDIAPVVTLGSLSKRWIVPGCRFGWIALTDPAGILQQTGIGACLKSCLTISADPPTIIQGAIPSIIENTSKSFFLNINKLLKEAADLFYEALKEIPLVTCPYKPEGSMFAMVKLNISAFDDIVDDTDFCMKLTKEEAMILFPGDAVGLKNWVRVSIGTEKKVLEDAIARLKEFCIRHTKTN, from the exons ATGAAGAAGAAGCCAGAGTGGGGTTTCAAGGAAAACCAAGAACTTCATGCGGCTGCAGCTTTCACAATTAGAAACATCCTTGAAGCCATCATGGGAAACATCGATGAATCACGAACCGGGAAAACGATGATTCATCTTGGACATGGTGATCCTTCTGTTTATCCCTGCTTTCGTACAACCACCATTGTCCAAGATGCACTCATTGAATCCATTCGATCTGCCAAGTTCAATTGTTATCCTGATGGCGTGGGGATTGATGTTGCAAGAAG GGCAATTGCAAAGTATCTATCGAGAGATCTTCCCTACTTGTTATCAAGTGATGATGTTTTCCTAACTGTTGGAGCAAACCACGCTATTGAAGTATTGTTAACCGTTCTTGCTCGCCCTGGAGCAAATATTCTTTTCCCAAAACCTAATTATCCTATTTATGAAGCACGGGCCAGATTTAGTGAGCTGGAGGTCCGCCACTATGATCTCCTTCCTGATCAAGGTTGGGATGTTGATCTTGATGGTGTTAAAGCCTTGGCAGACGAAAATACGGTGGCTATTGTTCTCATCAACCCAGGGAATCCTTGTGGAAATGTATTCTCATCTGAGCACATGAAAAAG ATAGCTGAGACGGCAAGAGAACTTGAGATTATGGTGATAGCGGATGAAGTGTACGCCCATCAAGTTTACGGGCCAAAACCATTTATTCCCATGGGGGTGTTTGGGGATATAGCACCCGTTGTGACTCTTGGGTCATTATCCAAACGATGGATCGTTCCAGGTTGCCGTTTTGGTTGGATTGCATTAACTGATCCTGCTGGCATTCTTCAACAAACTGGG ATTGGTGCTTGCCTCAAGAGTTGTCTAACTATTTCTGCAGATCCTCCAACTATAATTCag GGAGCGATTCCTAGTATCATTGAAAACACATCAAAATCTTTCTTCTTGaatatcaacaagttgcttAAGGAGGCAGCCGACCTGTTTTATGAAGCACTTAAGGAGATACCCCTTGTTACATGCCCATACAAACCAGAGGGATCCATGTTCGCAATG GTAAAGTTAAACATATCAGCTTTTGACGATATAGTCGATGATACAGACTTTTGTATGAAGTTAACTAAAGAGGAAGCGATGATCCTTTTTCCTG GGGATGCAGTTGGTTTGAAGAATTGGGTTCGAGTGAGTATTGGAACAGAGAAAAAAGTGCTTGAAGATGCAATTGCAAGGCTCAAAGAATTTTGCATCAGACATACAAAAACTAATTAG